CCGGACGCCGAGCCACGTCGTGCGCTTCGCGCGGTCGAGTTTTTTCGCGCCGAGGTTCTGCCCGACGATGCTCTGGGCGGCCTGCTGGAGTCCCTGTGCCGGGATGAACGCGATGCTCGCGACGCGGGCACCGACCGTGTACGCCGCGATGCCCGCGACGCCGCCGACGGCGAAGACCACGGCGACGATGATGAGGCGGACGATTTGATTCGTCCCCTGCTGGACGGCCGTCGGAAGCCCTACCTCGAAGACGGCGCGAATTTCACTCGCGTCTACGACGAACGACCGCTCTGAGAGCATCCCGCCATTGCGCCCGCGAATGATGAGGGTCAACCCGAGCAACATGCCACTGCTGTAGCCGATGACCGTCGCGAGCGCCGCGCCCGTGACGCCCATGCCCTCGATTGGACCGTATCCGAAGATGAGCAGCGGGTCGAGGACGATGTTCACGCCGACCGACGTGAGGTTCATCCAGAGCGAGGCCCGAGAGTCGCCCCACGCGACGAGACCGGCTTCGAGCGTGTCGCCGAGGGCGATGAGCGGCAGGCCGAGCGCGATGGTTCCGAGATAGGCGATGGCCATCACGGGGACGACGCCATCGACGCTCATCGGGTTGGTGCTCACGAGCAGCGAGACGAGCGGCCGGGCGCCGAACCACGCGATGACGCCGAGGAGGGTGCCGACGCCGAGCGCGATGTAGATGCCCGACCCCAGCGACCGCCTGGCCCCGGCGACGTTTTCGCCGCCGATGCGCTGGGCGACGCGAATCTGTGTGCCGACGTACGGAATAAAAATCGAGAACGAAAACAGCAGCGCGACGGCGGGTGCGGCGAGGCCGACGGCGGCGACGGCGTCACCGCTCAACCGGCCGAGAAAGATGAGGTCGACGATTTGCACTACCACCTGAACGAGATTCTGGACCAGGAGCGGGGCCGAAAGAACAACCAGCGCCCGGAGTAACGGTCCGTCGGTGATATCAGATGGAGAGAGCTCAAAGTTTGGTCGCCACATACTGAGATATATTTCTCAATTATTGCCCCGAATACATATATTTGACAGGGTTTCTCGCGGGGAGAGATAACGTGGAGGTTCGACCGTCGAATTCGACCTGTGATGCCGCGAGAGCGGGCACGTGGCCGGAAGATGCAGTGGGTCGGGGTTACCCCATCTTTTTGTCCCCGTATCCCCAGACATCTGGTAATGAGTCGCGTGCGGAAACCTGACTGGCTGAAGATGCGGCCACCATCCGGCCAGCAGTTCACGAAAATCAAACAGACCCTGCGCGAGCACAACCTCCACACCGTGTGTGAGGAGGCCAGTTGCCCGAACCTGGGCGACTGCTGGAGTGGTCGCAACGGGCCGGGCACGGCGACGTTCATGCTGATGGGCGACCGCTGTTCACGGGGCTGTAACTTCTGTGACGTACAGACCGGCGGGATGGAACCGTTAGACGAGGACGAACCCGCGAACGTCGCCGAGGCCATCGCAGAAATCGGCCTCGATTACGTCGTCCTCACGTCCGTCGACCGCGACGACCTGCCCGACCAGGGAGCGGGCCACTTCGCCGAGACCATCCGCGAAATCAAGCGCCGCGACCCAGGCATCCTCGTGGAAGTGCTGATTCCTGACTTCCAGGGCGAACCCGAACTCGTTCGGAAAATTATCGACGCCAAGCCCGACGTCATCGCCCACAACATCGAGACGTGCGAGCGCCTCCAGTGGCCGGTTCGTGACAAGCGGGCGGCCTACGACCAGAGCCTTTCGGTGCTCGAACAGGTGGCAGACGAATCCGACATCTACACCAAGACGAGCATCATGCTCGGCGTCGGCGAGTACGACCACGAGGTGTACCAGACGCTCTCCGACCTCCGGGAATCCGACGTGGACATCGTCACCCTCGGCCAGTACCTCCAGCCGTCGCGTCGCCACCTCGACGTGACCGAGTTCGTCCACCCCGACCGCTTCGACGTCTGGCGACAGGTGGCGGAAGCGGAACTCGGTTTCCTCTACTGTGCGAGCGGGCCGATGGTTCGCTCGTCGTACAAGGCCGGTGAACTGTTCGTCGATGCGATTCTCCGCGAAGGCAAGACCATAGACCAGGCCCGCGAGGAAGCGCGGGCCGCGTCCAATTCGGCCTGAGTCGCTCGTTTTCTGCCTCGATTTCGACCGCGACACGCTGTGGCTAGCCACGCCGTCGCTCGATTTGTCACGAAATTTTATATCTGACCAGAATTGTCCATCAACTCCACAAATATTCTCTAGACTGTCCCACTCTTCGCCGTCGAAATGGACGAATTTCGAGGAATGGGCGGCAAGAATGGGGGTTATCCAAAGCGCTTTACGAAAATACTTTAACCGAGGATGATGACCTTTTGCTCATGTCAGGAAGGTGGGTTCGACCGTGAGTACGCTTCAGCGTGACCCAAGCGACCAGGTACAGATTCTCGACGAAGATGGGAACGTCTTAGAAGGTGCAACCGTCCCCGACCTCGACGACGACACGCTCGTGGACATGTATCGGAACATGATGCTCGCTCGTCGCTTCGACCAGCGGGCGGTCAGCCTCCAGCGCCAGGGCCGGATGGGGACCTATCCACCACTCTCGGGTCAGGAGGGTGCACAGATTGGCAGCATCATGGCCCTCGAAGAAGAGGACTGGATGTTCCCCTCCTACCGCGAACACGGGGCCGCCCTCATTCGTGGCCTGCCACTCAAACAGACGCTGCTCTACTGGATGGGCCACGAGGAGGGCAACCGCCCGCCAGACGACGTGAACATCTTCACGGCCTCCGTCCCAATCGCGACGCAGGTGCTCCACGCCACGGGTGCGGCGTGGGCCTCGAAACTCAAGGGGGAAAAGAAGGCGTTCATCTGCTACTTCGGTGACGGCGCGACCAGCGAGGGCGACTTCCACGAGGGACTCAACTTCGCGGGCGTCTTCGACACGCCGAACGTCTTCTTCTGTAACAACAACCAGTGGGCCATCTCCGTGCCTCGCGAACGACAGACCGCCGCGAAAACCATCGCCCAGAAGGCCGTCGCCTACGGCTTCGAGGGCGTGCAGGTAGACGGGATGGACCCACTCGCGGTCTATCAGGTCACCAAAGACGCCGTGGACAAGGCCAAAGACCCGCAGGGCGAACTTCGTCCGACGCTCATCGAGGCCGTCCAGTATCGCTTCGGGGCGCACACGACGGCGGACGACCCGACCGTCTACCGCGACGACGACGAGGTCGAACGCTGGAAGCAGAAGGACCCGATTCCGCGCTTAGAGAAGTTCCTCCGCAGTCAGGGCCTGCTCGACGACGAGAAAGTCGAGGCCATCGAACAGTCCATCGAGGACGACGTCGCCGAGGCAATCGCCGAGGCGGAGGCCGTCGAGCGGCCATCGCCCGACGAAATCTTCGCACACGTCTTCGAAGAGATGCCCGACCGCGTCCGCAGACAGTGGGAGGAGTTCGAACAGCTCCGCGAACGGTACGGCGACGAACAACTTCTGGAGGAATAAATGAGCGACACCCAAAATCTGACGCTTGTACAGGCGGTCCGCGACGGGCTGAAAGGCGAGATGGAACGCGACGACGACGTCATCGTCATGGGCGAAGACGTCGGGAAAAACGGCGGCGTGTTCCGCGCCACGCAGGGCCTCTGGGACCAGTTCGGTGACGACCGCGTCATCGACACGCCGCTCGCAGAGTCCGGCATCGTCGGGTCGGCCATCGGCATGGCCGCTTACGGCATGAAACCGGTTCCAGAAATCCAGTTCATGGGGTTCATCTACCCCGCCTTCGACCAGATCGTGAGCCACGCCGCACGCCTCCGCACCCGGAGTCGCGGGCGCTACACCTGCCCGATGGTGGTTCGCGCCCCGTACGGCGGCGGCATCCGCGCCCCAGAACACCACTCCGAGTCGAAGGAAGCGTTCTTCGCCCACGAACCAGGCCTGAAGGTCGTCGTCCCCTCGACGCCGTACGACACGAAGGGCCTGCTCGCGAGTGCGATTCGCGACCCAGACCCGGTCATCTTCCTCGAACCGAAACTCATCTACCGCGCCTTCCGCGAGGAAGTGCCAGACGAGACGTACACCGTCCCACTCGGTGAAGCCGCGACCCGGCGCGAAGGAACCGACGTCTCCGTGTTCACGTGGGGTGCGATGACACGACCGACGCTCAAGGCCGCAGACGAACTTTCAGAAGAGGGCATCGACGTGGAAGTCATCGACCTCCGCACGCTCTCGCCGCTCGACGACGATGCCATCATCGAGTCGTTCAAGAAGACCGGCCGCGCGGCCGTCGTCCACGAGGCCCCGCTCACGGGCGGTCTCGGCGGCGAAATCGCCGCGACGATTCAGGAGGAAGCCCTCATCTACCAGGAAGCGCCCGTAAAGCGCATCACCGGCTTCGACACGCCGTTCCCACTCTACGCCCTCGAAAACTACTACCTCCCGCAGGTTGCGCGTATTAAAGAGGGCATCAAGGAGGCCTACGAGTTCTAAGATGGTATACGAATTCAAACTCCCCGACGTCGGGGAAGGACTGACGGAAGCAGAAATCGTAAACTGGCTCGTCTCGGAGGGGGACGAAGTCACCGAAGATATGCCAGTCGCCGAGGCGGAAACTGACAAAGCAGTCGTCGAAATTCCGTCGCCGGTCAACGGCACAGTAAAGGAAATTCTCGCCGAGGCAGGCGAGATGGTTCCAGTTGGCAACGTCATCATCACGTTCAATGTAGAGGGTGAGGAGCCAGCCGAGGAGGAGACAGAAGCAGCGGAACCAGCCGCCGAAGCTGAAGCGGAACCAGAAGCCGACAAGTCCGCCGCGAACGGCGAGTCCTCGGCCAAGGGTGGCCGCATCTTCGCCGCGCCGAGCGCCCGCCGGCTCGCCCGGGAACTGGGCGTGGACATCGGGAGCGTCGCCGGGTCCGGCCCGAGCGGCCGCGTGACCGAACAGGACGTTCGAGCAGCCGCAGAAGGTGGCGACGACGGCGCACAAGCCGCCGCGGAGCCAGCCGCAGAATCCGATGCTGAGGAACCAGCGCCAGCACCCGAGACCACCGAATCGGCAGGCTCGGGTGGCACACAGCAGGCATCCGTCTCGATGCAGAAGGCGGACCGCGACCGGACGCTCGCCGCGCCTGCGACGCGCAAACTTGCCGCTGACCTCGGCGTGGACCTGAACGCCGTGCCCGAGGTCGAACAGCGCGAGGGCCAGTCGTTCGTGACCGCAGACGCCGTCCAGCAGTTCGCCGAGGCGCAGACGGAAGCACAACAGGCCGACGTGGCGGCGCTCGGAACGACCTCGAAAGAGGACGAGCGCGTGCCGTATCGCGGCATTCGACGCACCATCGGTCGGCAGATGGAGAAGTCGAAGTACACCGCCCCGCACGTCACCCACCACGACGAAATCGACGTGACGGAACTCGTCGAAACGCGCGCAGACCTCAAGGAGGAAGCCGAGAAGCGCGGCGTGAAACTCACCTACATGCCGTTCGTGATGAAGGCCGTCGTCGCCGGGCTAAAGGAGTTCCCGTACATGAACTCCATGCTCGACGATGACGCAGAGGAAATCGTCCTCAAGAAGGACTACAACATCGGTATCGCCGTCGCCACGGACGCCGGCCTCATGGTGCCAGTCGTGAAAGGGGTAGACCAGAAGGGGATGCTCCAAATTTCGACGGACATGAACGAACTCGTCGGCAAAGCGCGTGACCGCTCCATCGAGCGCAGCGACATGCAGGGTGGCACGTTCACCATCACGAACTTCGGCGCGATTGGCGGCGAGTACGCGACGCCCATCATCAACGTTCCCGAAGTCGCCATCCTCGGGCTCGGCGCAATCAAGGAAAAGCCACGCGTCGTCGACGGCGAAGTCGTCCCACGGCACGTGATGACGATTTCGCTGTCGATCGACCACCGTATCATCGACGGGGCAGTCGCGGCACAGTTTGCCAACACGGTGAAGAACTATCTCGAAAACCCCGCACTACTACTACTCGAATAAATGGTCGTTGGAGACATCGCAACTGGAACGGACGTATTGGTAATCGGTGCGGGACCAGGCGGCTACGTCGCCGCCATCCGCGCCGGACAGCTCGGCTTAGACGTGACGATGGTCGAGAAGAACGCCTACGGCGGGACCTGCCTGAACTACGGCTGTATCCCCTCGAAGGCGCTCATCTCGGCGACCGACGTCGCGCACAACGCCGCGAACGCAGAGGACATGGGCATTCACGCGGACCCCGTCGTCGATATGCAGGGCATGGTCGCCTGGAAAGACGGCGTCGTCGACCAGCTCACCGGCGGCGTCGAGAAGCTGATGAAAGCAAACGGCGTGAACCTGATGCAGGGCACCGCCGAGTTCGCCGGCGAGAACACCGTCCGCGTCGCCCACGGCGGCGAGGGACAGGGCTCTGAGTCCATCGAATTCGACTCCTGTATCATCGCGACTGGCTCGCGGCCCTTCCAGATTCCGGGCTTCGAGTTCGACGGCGAACACGTGCTCAGTTCGCGCGAGGCACTCGCACTCGACGAGATTCCGGAGAAACTCGTCGTGGTCGGCGCGGGCTACATCGGGATGGAACTTTCGACGGTATTCGCAAAACTCGGCACCGACGTGACAATCGTCGAAATGCTCGACGACGCCCTGCCCGGCTACGAGACAGACGTCGCTCGCGTGGTCAAGAAGAAGGCAGAAGCACTCGGCATCGAGTTCCACTTCGGCGAGGCCGCAAAGGAGTGGCGCGAGGAGGCAGACGGCATGACCGTCGTCACCGAGAACGAGGACGGCGAACAGTCCGAATTCAAGGCCGACAAGACGCTCGTCGCCGTCGGTCGTTCCCCGGTCACCGACACGCTCAACCTCGAAGCCGTCGGCCTCGAACCGAACGAGAAGGGCTTCCTCGAAACCGACGAGCAGTGTCGAACCGACGTGGGCCACATCTACGCCATCGGCGACGTCGCTTGCGAGCCAATGCTCGCCCACAAGGCCTCGAAAGAGGGCCACGTCGCCGCCGAAGTCATCGCCGGCGAGCCATCGGCACTCGACTATCAGGCCATCCCCGCTGCCGTGTTCACCGACCCGGAGATTGGGACGGTCGGCATGACACAGGAGGAGGCGAGCGAAGCAGGCTTCGACGTGGCCGTCGGCAAGTTCCCGTTCACCGCGAGCGGGCGTGCCCTCTCGACGGGACACACCGACGGCTTCGTCCGCGTCGTCGCAGACGAGGAGTCCGGCTTCATCCTCGGCGCGCAAATCGTGGGCCCAGAGGCCTCCGAACTCATCGCCGAACTCGCCCTCGCCATCGAGATGGGCGCGACCATAGAAGACCTGACCGCGACGATTCACACCCACCCGACGCTCGCAGAAGCCGTGATGGAAGCCGCCGCCAACGCGAAAGGCGAGGCTATCCACACGCTGAACCGGTAACGCTCGGGTCGCTTTTTACACGCTGTGACGACATTTTTGCTGACTGGGGACCTACAGGTCTAGTATGGTCGAATCGGTCTGGCTGCGACGGGGCGTCAGCATCGTCGTCGGCGTGCTCGTCGGATTTGTCGTCGGCGTCGCCGTAACCGCGTGGCTCGAAGCGGTCGTCTGGCCGTCGCTGTTCGTCGGTATTCCGGCGGCAGTCGTCACCAGCATCGTCGTGGGGGCGGTGGTCTACGCCGTCCTTTCGAGGCGGACGGCGCGAGTGTAGCGCGGAGCGAAAGGTTCGCGATGGCGACAGACGCGCACCAGCGTTAAATCCCAGTCTGACGTATGTTGTACCCGAGGGTCTCGGGGTAGACCCAGTGGTTTCCAATGGCAATGCGAAAATACAACCCGTTCGACGAGCTCGAAGAGATGTTCGACCGCATGAGCCGCCAGTTCGAGGACATGCCTCGACGCGGCATGATGGGCATGTCCCAGATCATGGTGGACGTAGAGGAGCGCGACGAGGACTTCGTCCTCACCGCGGACCTGCCCGGCTTCACTCGCGAGGACATCCACCTCTCGGTGCTCGGTGACCGCGTCACCATCAAAGCCGAACACGAGGAATCGATGGACGAAGAAGACACGAACTACGTTCGCAAAGAGCGACGCCACCGCACGGTTCGCCGCTCGCTGCACCTTCCAGAGGACGTGGACGGCGACAAGGCCAAAGCGTCCTACAAGAACGGCGTCCTCTCGGTGACGCTGCCGAAGATGGAAGGCACGTCGAAGGGCAAGCAGATTAACATCGACTGAGTCGGTTTTTGCTCGTGGGACCCCCAGGTCCCGCGAGGCTATCAGACACCTGCGAGCGTCAGGTATGGGAGTTCTTTTACCTTCGCCACCTGAAGCACAGTACATGGATTACGACCCCCGCACAGTCGAGGGGAAGTGGCGCGAGCAGTGGGCCGAGGCGGGCCTGTACGAAGCCACCCCTGACGACCGAGAGGAGGCGACGTTCATCACGGTGCCGTATCCGTATCCGAGCGGCGGGATGCACATCGGACACGCCCGGACCTACACCGTCCCGGACGTGTACGCCCGGTTCCGACGCCAGCAGGGCGACAACGTGCTGTTCCCCATCGCGTGGCACGTCACGGGCACGCCCATCATCGGTGCCGTCGAGCGGTTGAAGAAGGGCGAGGAGAAGCAACTGTCCGTCCTACGCGACACCTACAACGTCCCCGAGGAGACGTTGAAAGATTTGGAGACGCCGATGGGCTTTGCCCGCTACTTCATCGAAGAGCACTACAAGAAGAACATGAAGGCACTCGGCCTGTCGGTCGACTGGCGTCGTGAGTTCACGACGAACGACGAGCGCTACTCGAAGTTCATCACCTGGCAGTACGAGACGCTGCGCGAGCGCGGCCTGCTGGAGAAGGGCCTGCACCCGGTCAAGTTCTGTACGAACGAGATGAACCCGGTGACGACTCACGACCTGCTAGAGGGCGAAAACGCCGAGTTCCAGGAGTACACGCTGGTCAAGTTCGAGCAGGGCGATACCGTCCTGCCGATGGCGACGCTGCGTCCGGAGACGGTGTACGGCGTCACGAACGCTTACGTCCAGCCAGACGGCGAGTACCGTCGGGCGACGGTCGACGGCGAGGAGTGGGTCGTCTCCGCCGAGGCTGTCGAGAAGCTGCGCTTACAGGAGCGCGACGTAGAGGTCGTCGAAGAGCTGACGGGCGAGGACCTGGTCGGAACGCGCGTCACGAACCCCGTGACCGACGAGGACGTGCTCATCCTGCCCGCCGACTTCGTGGACACGGACAACGCGACGGGCGTCGTCATGTCCGTGCCGGCTCACAGCCCGGACGACTGGGTGGCGCTAGCGGAGGCGAAAGCCGACACAGAACGCATGGAAGCGTTCGGCATCGACCCCGCGGAAGTGCAGGCAATCGAGCCACGCGCAATCCTGACCGTCGAAGATTACGGCGAGTTCCCGGCGAAGGACGCCGTCGAAGCTCACGGTATCACGTCTCCGGACGACCCGGCACTGGAAAAGGCCACCAAGGAGGTCTACAACCGCGAGTTCCACGCCGGGAAGCTGAACGACATGTACGGTGAGTACGCCGGCGAAATCGTCGAACACGTCCGCGAGGACCTGAAGGCCGACTACCAGAGTCGTGGGGCCTTCGACGCGATGTACGAGTTCTCAGAGGAGGTTATCTGTCGTTGTGGCGGCGAAGTCGAAGTCGCGAAACAGGACACGTGGTTCCTGCGCTACAACGACGAAGACTGGAAGCAAAAGACCAAGGAGACCATCGCGAATCTGGACGCGATTCCGGAGAGCACCCGCGAGCAGTACCTGCACACGGTCGATTGGCTGAACGAGTGGCCGTGTATCCGCAATTACGGACTGGGAACCCGCCTGCCGTGGGACAAAGACTTCGTCATCGAGCCGCTGTCGGACTCGACCATCTACATGGCGTACTACACCATCGCCCATCGCATCGATGACGTGCCGACGGAGGACCTCACGCCCGAGTTCTTCGACACGCTATTGCTGGGTGAAGGTGACGACGAGACGGCACTCGACCTGCGCGAAGAGTGGGACTATTGGTACCCGGTGGACTACCGCTGTTCGGGCAACGACCTGATTTCGAACCACCTGACGTTCTACCTGTTCCACCACGCAGAGCTGTTCGAGCCGCCAAAACAGCCACAGGGCATCACCATCATGGGGATGGGCCTGCTCGAAGGCGACAAGATGTCCTCATCGAAGGGGCACGTCGTCCTGCCAGCAGACGCCATCGAGAAGTACGGCGCGGACACCGTCCGCCTGTTCTTGCTGAACTCAGCCGAACCGTGGCAGGACTACGACTGGCGAGCAGACCAGGTGGAGTCCACCCGCAACCAGTTAGACCGCTTCTGGTCTCGCGCCCAGGACATCATCGAGGGCGACGAAGGCGAGAAAGACCTGAAGCACATCGACACGTGGCTGCTGGCGAAACTGCAGGACACCATCCAGACGACGACCGACGCCCTCTCGAACTTCGAGACGCGAACGGCGAGTCAGGCAGCGTTCTACAGCTTCGAAGAGAGTCTACGCTGGTATCGCCGCCGCGCCGACTTAGACCGGCCGGGCGCGAAGTGGACGCTGCGCAAGGTGCTGGAGACGCGCCTGCGCTTGCTGGCTCCCATCATTCCGTTCGCGACGAACGAACTGCACGAGCAACTGACCGGGAAGTCGGTCGAGGAGTCGCCGTGGCCCGAGGTCGAAGCCGAGTTCGTGAGCACGGAGACGGAAGTGCGCGAACAGTTGGTCGAGCGTCTGACCGACGACATCCAGGACATCATCAACGTCACCGACTCCAGCCCGGAGACGATTCGCATCTACACCGCCGCAGACTGGAAGTACACCGTCTTCGACACCGTCGTCGAAACCGGCACGAACGTCGGACAGGTGATGGGCACAGTTATGCAGAACGAGGAACTGCGCGAGAAAGGCAACCAGGTGAACGACCTGGTCCAGAGCCTCGTCGAGGTCGTCCGCGGGCGCGACGACGACGTCCTCGACGCGATGGCTGAACTGGACGAGACGGACGTCTACGAGGACGCCGCCCGCTTCTTCAGCGCGGAGTTCGACGCGAACATCGAGATCTACCGCGAGGGCGAAGCCGCCGTCGACCCCGCAGACAAGGCTCGCCTCGCAGAGCCATTCCGGCCAGCGATTCACCTAGAATAAGCCGGCAAGCAGAGATACGCCGGAAATCCAGACGATAGGCGCGATTTCATTCTTTTACAGCGCGATTAGTAGGGCATGAGTGATAGCGAAACCGCACAACAAGAGACCCCGGTCCTTTCAGACGACCTCAAATCGGTCTACCGCACCGTGACCGAACCGATGGGAATGCACGGAAACAACGAGATGAGCTTGCTCGGCCTCATCTGGTTCGGGCTGCTCGTGGTCCTCCTCATTCCGCTCGCGCCGTTTATCGCCCTCGTCTGGGTGATTGGCTACCTGCGCGAGCGACTGCTCTCGACAGAGGAAGTTGACCTGCAGGTCCGCGACCAGATTCGAGCGAGAGAACGAGCGCGCAGACGGCAGGGCCGCCCGGGCTAATCGCGGTTATCGAAGCGACGTGCCGATGAGGTCGAACGGATAGCCGTTGTTGTTCTCGTCTGCGTGTTCGTAGACGACGTGTGCGGCGGCGACGTCCTGAATCGCGAGGCCCGTGGAGTCGAAGACGGTGAGGCCGTCTGCGTCAGTGCGGCCTTCCTTTTTGCCGACGACGATTTCGCCAATCTGGCCGTAGATGTCCTCGTCCGTGAGGACGCCCTCGTGGAACGGGACATTGATTTCGCCCGAGTGGGTCGTCTGGTCGTAGTCGTCGATGACGAGTTTCGAGTCGAGCAGAATCTCGTCTGCGAGTTCGTGTTTTCCTTCTGCGTCCGCACCCATCGCGTTGATGTGGGTGTGCTCGCCAACAGCTTCGCGGGAAACGATTGGGGATTCGACGGGCGTGACCGTCGAGAGAATGTCACACTTCGCGGCCTCCTCGATGGAGCCTGCGCGAACGTCGAAGCGGTCGTCGAAGGCGTCGATGAAGTCGGCGACGGCTTCTTCGTCTAAGTCCGAGATGATGACCGTCTCGATGTCGCGAATCTCGCTGATGGCTTCGAGTTGCGTGTACGACTGGACGCCCGCGCCGACGAGGCCCATGGAGGTCGCGTCTTCGACGGCGAGGTGGTCGGTGGCGACGGCGGCGGCCGCGCCCGTGCGCTTCATCGTGAGTTCCGTCCCGTCCATGATGGCGAGCGGGAAGGCGTTCTCCGGGTCCGAGTAGACCATCGTGCCCATGACCGTCGGCAGGCCGAACTTGTCGCGGTTGTCCGGGTGGACGTTGACCCACTTGATGCCGGCTGCGTCCCAGCCGTCTGCCTTGATGTAGGCGGGCATCGACCGGAAGTCACCGTTGTACTGTGGCAGGTCGATGTAGGACTTCGCGGGCATCTGCGCGTCGCCGCGCTCGTAGGCCGCGAAGGCATCCTCGATGGCCTGGATGAGTTCCGACATCTGCGTGTTTTCGTCGACTGCCTCCCGATTGAGCAGCAAGGTTTCCATGGAGGCGATTTTTGCGCCCGGAACTTAGTTCCATCTTTCCGCGTTTCCCACAGAGAACGCAGGAAACGTCCAGATTCACCTTCGCAGATTGACCAAAAAGCCTATTCCGGGGGGTCGAATCGTTTCAGGTAATGCACAGGTCCTCCCTCGTAAGTATCCTCTGTGGACTGCTGGTCGTCACCGCCGGGTGTACCGGTTTGACGGGCAGTGAGCCAACACAGGATGTCTCTACGACGCCCGCCGACGTGCCAGCAGAAGACCACGCAGCAATGTCGTGCAACGTAATGGAAGGTGCCGAATCTTCGAACGACGTCTCTTCGAAACCC
This sequence is a window from Haladaptatus sp. QDMS2. Protein-coding genes within it:
- the leuS gene encoding leucine--tRNA ligase — protein: MDYDPRTVEGKWREQWAEAGLYEATPDDREEATFITVPYPYPSGGMHIGHARTYTVPDVYARFRRQQGDNVLFPIAWHVTGTPIIGAVERLKKGEEKQLSVLRDTYNVPEETLKDLETPMGFARYFIEEHYKKNMKALGLSVDWRREFTTNDERYSKFITWQYETLRERGLLEKGLHPVKFCTNEMNPVTTHDLLEGENAEFQEYTLVKFEQGDTVLPMATLRPETVYGVTNAYVQPDGEYRRATVDGEEWVVSAEAVEKLRLQERDVEVVEELTGEDLVGTRVTNPVTDEDVLILPADFVDTDNATGVVMSVPAHSPDDWVALAEAKADTERMEAFGIDPAEVQAIEPRAILTVEDYGEFPAKDAVEAHGITSPDDPALEKATKEVYNREFHAGKLNDMYGEYAGEIVEHVREDLKADYQSRGAFDAMYEFSEEVICRCGGEVEVAKQDTWFLRYNDEDWKQKTKETIANLDAIPESTREQYLHTVDWLNEWPCIRNYGLGTRLPWDKDFVIEPLSDSTIYMAYYTIAHRIDDVPTEDLTPEFFDTLLLGEGDDETALDLREEWDYWYPVDYRCSGNDLISNHLTFYLFHHAELFEPPKQPQGITIMGMGLLEGDKMSSSKGHVVLPADAIEKYGADTVRLFLLNSAEPWQDYDWRADQVESTRNQLDRFWSRAQDIIEGDEGEKDLKHIDTWLLAKLQDTIQTTTDALSNFETRTASQAAFYSFEESLRWYRRRADLDRPGAKWTLRKVLETRLRLLAPIIPFATNELHEQLTGKSVEESPWPEVEAEFVSTETEVREQLVERLTDDIQDIINVTDSSPETIRIYTAADWKYTVFDTVVETGTNVGQVMGTVMQNEELREKGNQVNDLVQSLVEVVRGRDDDVLDAMAELDETDVYEDAARFFSAEFDANIEIYREGEAAVDPADKARLAEPFRPAIHLE
- a CDS encoding ornithine cyclodeaminase family protein yields the protein METLLLNREAVDENTQMSELIQAIEDAFAAYERGDAQMPAKSYIDLPQYNGDFRSMPAYIKADGWDAAGIKWVNVHPDNRDKFGLPTVMGTMVYSDPENAFPLAIMDGTELTMKRTGAAAAVATDHLAVEDATSMGLVGAGVQSYTQLEAISEIRDIETVIISDLDEEAVADFIDAFDDRFDVRAGSIEEAAKCDILSTVTPVESPIVSREAVGEHTHINAMGADAEGKHELADEILLDSKLVIDDYDQTTHSGEINVPFHEGVLTDEDIYGQIGEIVVGKKEGRTDADGLTVFDSTGLAIQDVAAAHVVYEHADENNNGYPFDLIGTSLR